One part of the Nitrosophilus kaiyonis genome encodes these proteins:
- a CDS encoding efflux RND transporter periplasmic adaptor subunit, translated as MIKKIFLITFLITLSFSYEKVKKIDFGKIYKTSAKVEVFKNQTQNIVAQIPGHIEKYFVKEGDSVKKGEKIAKVKSFYITELSSNYLKLKKEIEVLEKRLKNAKELYKKGLITLNDLNNIKIKLQSLNSKLSSIKLKLKILGIKDIKKPIEYFYITSHADGVIQKILTPLHSNIESSTPVVKIVNQKNYYAIAYLNVDDALKLNNVKAFFKLSDFIYDTEFIKVMPQVDSETFQAKLLFHIKPSNKPLLIGAFGDMVIESSPYKKALAVKKSALTMLNGDFVVFVPKEGEEHKKENVEHKHNEHEEEGEEHEHEELNFEPRVVKVVEFLKDFAVVEGLEENQEYIDKDVYFYKSRLLKNSLGEHGH; from the coding sequence TAAAAAAATCTTTTTAATAACATTTTTAATTACTCTTTCATTTTCTTATGAAAAGGTTAAAAAAATAGATTTTGGAAAAATATATAAAACAAGCGCAAAGGTTGAAGTTTTTAAAAATCAGACACAAAATATAGTAGCTCAAATCCCAGGACATATAGAGAAATATTTTGTAAAAGAGGGAGATAGTGTTAAAAAAGGAGAGAAAATAGCAAAAGTTAAATCTTTTTATATAACAGAGCTAAGCAGTAATTATTTGAAATTAAAAAAGGAGATAGAGGTATTAGAAAAAAGATTAAAAAATGCAAAAGAGCTGTATAAAAAAGGTTTAATTACTTTAAATGATCTAAACAATATAAAAATCAAGCTTCAAAGCTTAAATTCAAAGCTTTCCTCAATAAAATTAAAACTAAAAATTCTTGGAATCAAAGATATAAAAAAACCTATAGAATATTTTTATATCACTTCTCATGCAGATGGAGTAATACAAAAGATTTTAACACCTCTGCATTCAAATATAGAAAGTTCAACGCCAGTTGTAAAAATTGTAAATCAAAAAAATTATTATGCAATAGCCTATTTAAATGTGGATGACGCATTAAAACTTAATAATGTAAAAGCTTTTTTTAAACTTTCAGATTTTATTTATGATACAGAGTTTATAAAAGTTATGCCTCAAGTAGATAGTGAAACTTTTCAAGCAAAACTCCTTTTTCATATAAAACCATCAAATAAACCTTTATTAATAGGAGCTTTTGGGGATATGGTAATTGAGAGTTCTCCATATAAAAAAGCATTGGCTGTAAAAAAGAGTGCATTAACTATGTTAAATGGGGATTTTGTAGTGTTTGTGCCAAAAGAGGGCGAAGAACATAAAAAAGAAAATGTAGAACATAAACACAACGAACATGAAGAAGAGGGTGAAGAGCATGAGCATGAAGAGTTGAATTTTGAACCAAGAGTTGTAAAAGTTGTTGAGTTTTTAAAAGATTTTGCAGTAGTAGAGGGTTTAGAAGAGAATCAAGAATATATAGATAAAGATGTATATTTTTATAAATCAAGACTTTTAAAGAATAGTCTTGGAGAACATGGTCATTAG